The segment ATGTTCTTCTACATCTTTTTGAAGTCGCATCATGCTTATGTAATAATCTTTAGAATCATCGATATAAGTAGTAATTGCCTCGTTTAATGCCTCGAATTTAGTCAAAGGGTATTGAATCGCAAAAGGCATTTTTTTATCATTGGAGATGTCAGTAATAATTTTTACACCAGGAAATGAGGATTCTTCCTCGGAAATGTCAGAAGTAATATTATTGGAAGCTGCATTTTCATCCTTTTGAAATAAGGATTTTCCATTTAAATTCGTTAAAAAAACAATGGCTCCTCCCAATGCGAAAATAGCACCGATAAGTAGGAGATCAATCCAAGGTCCACGTTTTTTTCTAGGTTTGTTTTTCATGATGTGTGCGCCCCTTTCTCTGAAAAACATCCATGAAAAGTTGAAAGTAAAAAAAGATGTCTTTTTTACTACGCTTCGAGTAATATGAGCTAAGAAGTTGAAGGAGGTTCCCGACGCAATGAATTTTGAACAGAATGAAATGGCGATGGATTGTTTGTTATTAGCAGGTCGCATCATGATAGAAAGTGGAGCGGAAACGTATCGTGTTGCAGATACGATGCAAAGAATGGCTCGTTCACAAAATATGATGGATGCACAAAGTTATGTAACGCCAACTGGTATTATTTTTTCACTAGGGAGAACGCAACCTACACGAATTACATCGATTTCAACAAGAGTTACAGATTTACATCGGATTGTCCTTGTGAATAATGTATCTCGAAAGCTTACATCTCAAATGATAACACTAGAGCGAGCTTATGACGAGTTAAAGCGGATAGAAAAAACGAATTATTTTTTACCAATTTTACTACAAGTTTTAGCTGCTAGCATTGCGAGTAGTTGCTTCTTGTTCTTATATAAAGGAATGCTCACCGATATCCCGACAGCTTTTGTCGCAGGAGGGGTCGGTTTATATATTGTTACGATTATTCACAAAATGACGCGTGTTAAATTTTTCTCGGAATTTTTAGCAGCGGTTAGTGTCGGTGTGGTCGCCTCGCTTTCTGTCCATTATGGTTTTGGTACAGAAGTGGATAAAATTATTATAGGGTCGGTAATGCCATTAGTGCCAGGATTACTCATTACCAACGCTGTGCGAGATTTAATGGCCGGGCATTTTATTGCAGGGATGGCAAAGGGCGCAGAAGCTTTTTTAACGGCATTTGCGATTGGTTCAGGTATTGCACTTGTACTATCCTTTTAACCTCTACAAGTGGGGCAGTGTATGCCAGTGCAATAATATCAAAGGATAATTGATTTAGGAGGCCATTTGAATATGGAAACGATTATTTTACAGGCTTTGGTTAGTTTTATTGCGACTGCTTGCTTCGGCGTCATTTTCAATGCGCCAACGAAGGTAATTCCTGCCTGTGGATTTGTTGGGGCGGTTGGTTGGACTATTTATTATTTCGTGACAGAGTGGGGCTTAGATGATGTTCGGTCCTCCTTTATTGGGGCATTTGTCGTTTCGCTCGTTGCCCACTTTTTTGCACGTAAATTTCGCATGCCGATGATTATTTTTAGTGTTTCAGGTATTATTCCATTAGTACCAGGTGGCATTGCGTATAATGCGATGCGTAACTTCATGGAGCTTGATTATATTATGGGGTTACAAAATGGGATCCGTGCATTTATGATTTCAGGGGCGATTGCGATGGGACTTGTATTTGCCGAAGTTATTGTGCAAATTTTACTAGGCATGA is part of the Solibacillus sp. FSL K6-1523 genome and harbors:
- a CDS encoding threonine/serine exporter family protein, whose protein sequence is MNFEQNEMAMDCLLLAGRIMIESGAETYRVADTMQRMARSQNMMDAQSYVTPTGIIFSLGRTQPTRITSISTRVTDLHRIVLVNNVSRKLTSQMITLERAYDELKRIEKTNYFLPILLQVLAASIASSCFLFLYKGMLTDIPTAFVAGGVGLYIVTIIHKMTRVKFFSEFLAAVSVGVVASLSVHYGFGTEVDKIIIGSVMPLVPGLLITNAVRDLMAGHFIAGMAKGAEAFLTAFAIGSGIALVLSF
- a CDS encoding threonine/serine exporter family protein, yielding METIILQALVSFIATACFGVIFNAPTKVIPACGFVGAVGWTIYYFVTEWGLDDVRSSFIGAFVVSLVAHFFARKFRMPMIIFSVSGIIPLVPGGIAYNAMRNFMELDYIMGLQNGIRAFMISGAIAMGLVFAEVIVQILLGMMSKGKTSIQSFMKVKK